The Haloarchaeobius sp. HME9146 genome includes a region encoding these proteins:
- a CDS encoding helix-turn-helix domain-containing protein produces MSLYQASFRVRHECPYRDLSERYPDLTIREWYLSECQVLEITSADTPTEQLLEDIRELGTVLHESVDESGVHVVTQSCLCSLEGSIIERFEDHACLYQPPTVHQQGWEHYTVIAFDEGDVRSLLSELDADRDIEVLSKTALAEQQVPHSMLTPVDQLFEGLTDRQLAALQLALERGYYEQPRKTSLRDLAAQTSVARSTFEEHLRKAENKLLTNAGQFLRLLTAMSSGNPLQVDRDAPAVDTAD; encoded by the coding sequence ATGAGTCTGTACCAGGCCTCGTTCCGGGTGCGACACGAGTGCCCGTATCGCGACCTCTCCGAGCGCTACCCGGACCTCACCATTCGCGAGTGGTACCTCAGCGAGTGCCAGGTGCTCGAGATAACGTCTGCCGACACGCCGACCGAGCAGTTGCTCGAGGACATCAGGGAACTCGGGACGGTCCTCCACGAGTCGGTCGACGAGTCTGGTGTCCACGTCGTCACGCAATCGTGTCTCTGTTCGCTGGAGGGTTCCATCATCGAACGGTTCGAAGACCACGCGTGCCTCTACCAGCCACCCACGGTCCATCAACAGGGCTGGGAACACTACACCGTCATCGCGTTCGACGAAGGTGACGTGCGTTCCCTCCTCTCCGAACTCGACGCCGACCGCGATATCGAGGTACTCTCGAAGACCGCCCTCGCCGAACAACAGGTCCCCCACAGCATGCTGACGCCGGTCGACCAGCTGTTCGAGGGGCTTACCGACCGACAGCTGGCCGCCCTCCAGCTCGCCCTCGAACGTGGCTACTACGAGCAGCCACGGAAGACGTCGCTCCGTGACCTCGCTGCCCAGACCTCGGTCGCGCGGTCGACGTTCGAGGAGCATCTGCGCAAGGCCGAGAACAAGTTGCTCACGAACGCCGGGCAGTTCCTCCGGTTGCTGACCGCGATGTCGTCGGGCAACCCGCTGCAGGTCGACCGGGACGCTCCCGCGGTAGATACTGCGGACTGA
- a CDS encoding OsmC family protein — protein MSEADHIERFAVSAESESETKTVVESRNFEFVVDEPSSLGGTNDGPNPVEYLIGAWAGCLNVVVHTVSEERGIDLESVKIEIEGDLDPRKFLGLNEDVRAGYQEINVRIEIESDADEEALEALGVEVEERCPVGDNIDNPTPTDVAIEVA, from the coding sequence ATGAGCGAGGCAGACCACATAGAACGGTTCGCAGTATCGGCCGAAAGTGAGAGCGAGACGAAGACGGTCGTCGAGTCGCGTAACTTTGAATTCGTCGTTGATGAGCCATCGTCACTGGGGGGCACGAACGACGGACCAAACCCTGTCGAATACCTCATTGGAGCGTGGGCCGGCTGTCTCAACGTCGTGGTGCACACCGTCAGCGAAGAGCGCGGGATCGATCTTGAAAGCGTCAAGATAGAGATCGAAGGCGACCTCGACCCACGGAAGTTTCTGGGCCTCAACGAAGACGTCCGAGCGGGCTATCAGGAGATCAACGTCCGGATCGAAATTGAATCTGACGCCGACGAGGAAGCTCTAGAAGCGTTAGGCGTGGAGGTCGAGGAACGCTGTCCCGTCGGCGACAACATCGACAATCCGACTCCAACAGATGTGGCCATCGAAGTGGCTTGA
- a CDS encoding zinc-dependent alcohol dehydrogenase family protein codes for MRALVLEAYGEPLVLESIDPPEPAPHGAVIDVDACGICRSDWHAWQGHGEWADDQVPLGQVLGHEPAGTVVKVGDQVSEIQVGDRVAVPFNLGDGTCPQCRNGHGNVCDDGYALGFEADAPGAFAEQVHVPHADFNAVSLPDGVSAEDVAALGCRYVTAFHALSHRAEVQGGDWVAVHGCGGLGLAGVQIASALGASVVAVDVREEPLDMATDLGADVTVDATEVDDVPAEIRHRTNGGADVSVDALGRAETCRNSVECLATRGTHVQLGLTTEAEKGEVSLPIDAMTRWDVDFLGSRGMPPSRYDELLTMMASGRLDPAALVTKRVSLDAVSDRLGAMSEYETAGFEVVTEF; via the coding sequence ATGCGCGCACTCGTACTCGAGGCCTACGGTGAGCCACTCGTTCTCGAATCAATCGACCCACCCGAACCGGCTCCGCATGGAGCGGTCATCGACGTGGACGCCTGCGGCATCTGTCGGAGCGACTGGCACGCCTGGCAGGGCCACGGCGAGTGGGCCGACGACCAGGTCCCCCTCGGGCAGGTACTGGGCCACGAACCCGCGGGAACCGTCGTGAAAGTCGGCGACCAGGTCTCCGAGATCCAGGTCGGTGACAGGGTCGCGGTCCCGTTCAACCTCGGCGACGGCACCTGTCCGCAGTGTCGCAACGGCCACGGGAACGTCTGCGACGACGGCTACGCCCTCGGGTTCGAGGCCGATGCACCGGGCGCGTTCGCCGAACAGGTCCACGTCCCCCACGCCGACTTCAACGCGGTCAGCCTCCCGGACGGAGTATCCGCAGAGGACGTGGCCGCACTCGGCTGTCGATACGTCACAGCCTTCCACGCGCTCTCGCACCGTGCCGAGGTGCAAGGTGGCGACTGGGTCGCCGTCCACGGCTGTGGCGGCCTCGGCCTCGCAGGCGTGCAGATCGCGTCGGCGCTCGGGGCCAGCGTCGTCGCCGTGGACGTTCGCGAGGAACCCCTCGACATGGCGACCGACCTCGGGGCGGACGTGACGGTCGACGCCACCGAGGTCGACGACGTGCCAGCCGAAATTCGACACCGGACCAATGGAGGAGCCGACGTATCCGTGGATGCACTCGGCCGCGCCGAGACCTGCCGAAACAGCGTCGAGTGCCTCGCCACACGCGGCACACACGTCCAGCTCGGGCTGACCACCGAGGCGGAGAAGGGCGAGGTCTCGCTCCCCATCGACGCGATGACGCGCTGGGACGTTGACTTCCTCGGGTCGCGGGGGATGCCGCCCTCGCGGTACGACGAACTGCTCACGATGATGGCCTCGGGCCGCCTCGACCCGGCCGCACTCGTGACGAAGCGTGTCTCGCTGGATGCGGTCTCGGACCGACTCGGCGCGATGAGCGAGTACGAGACTGCAGGGTTTGAAGTTGTCACAGAGTTCTGA
- a CDS encoding MFS transporter, producing the protein MSAATDLEQGIRAHIGQFSLHVLLVFATGLTIGSERAVVPVLGRDVLGVESVVVIGSFVVSFGVVKSLLNLYAGKWGEEYGRKPVLVLGWVTALPLPLILVFAPNWAWITVGNVLLGINQALTWSMAINAKIDLAGPDQRGLAVGIDEAFGYTGVAVGAWVTGAIAARTGLRPEPFYFLAVVVVLAFLISVFLIRETVQYAKAEGDDDHHDANLSFGAVLKRATYGDRTLFAAAQAGHIENFVDTLFWIAVPLYLTSQGLGIGAVGVVIGVHSAMYFLQIGTGGLADRIGRRPPVIAGMFLAAAGVLGMVFVEGYLPWVAMAAVSGIGMALLYPNLMTVPSDAAHPTWRSAGMGVYRMWRDSGYAVGAVVIGLSMEFVNAEAAFYLTGVSMLVSGAVVYLWMEETHPEFGTHEPPAPAPESRGRTVSDD; encoded by the coding sequence ATGAGTGCAGCAACAGACCTGGAACAGGGCATCCGTGCGCACATCGGCCAGTTCTCGTTGCACGTCCTGCTGGTGTTCGCGACCGGACTCACCATCGGCTCCGAGCGTGCCGTGGTCCCGGTTCTTGGCCGGGACGTGCTCGGGGTGGAATCCGTGGTCGTCATCGGCTCATTCGTCGTCTCCTTCGGCGTCGTCAAATCGCTGCTCAACCTCTACGCCGGCAAGTGGGGTGAGGAGTACGGCCGCAAACCAGTTCTCGTCCTCGGCTGGGTGACTGCCCTGCCGCTCCCGCTCATCCTCGTCTTCGCACCCAACTGGGCGTGGATCACGGTCGGGAACGTCCTCCTGGGAATCAACCAGGCGCTGACGTGGAGCATGGCCATCAACGCGAAGATCGACCTCGCGGGCCCGGACCAGCGCGGCCTCGCGGTCGGTATCGATGAGGCGTTCGGCTACACCGGTGTCGCGGTGGGTGCGTGGGTCACCGGCGCGATTGCAGCCCGGACAGGACTTCGACCGGAGCCGTTCTACTTCCTCGCCGTCGTGGTCGTGCTGGCCTTCCTGATATCGGTGTTCCTGATACGCGAGACCGTCCAGTACGCGAAGGCGGAGGGTGACGACGACCACCACGACGCGAACCTCTCGTTCGGGGCGGTCCTGAAGCGTGCGACGTACGGCGACCGGACGCTGTTCGCCGCGGCCCAGGCCGGCCATATCGAGAACTTCGTGGATACGCTGTTCTGGATCGCGGTGCCCCTCTACCTGACGAGCCAGGGGTTGGGCATCGGTGCGGTCGGCGTGGTCATCGGCGTCCACAGCGCGATGTACTTCCTGCAGATTGGCACGGGTGGACTGGCAGACCGTATCGGTCGTCGCCCCCCGGTCATCGCGGGGATGTTCCTCGCGGCAGCGGGCGTGCTCGGGATGGTGTTCGTCGAGGGGTACCTCCCGTGGGTCGCCATGGCCGCCGTCTCCGGCATCGGGATGGCACTGCTCTATCCGAACCTGATGACGGTCCCGAGCGACGCCGCGCACCCGACGTGGCGCTCGGCCGGAATGGGCGTGTATCGAATGTGGCGCGACTCGGGCTACGCCGTGGGTGCCGTCGTCATCGGGCTCTCGATGGAGTTCGTGAACGCCGAGGCCGCGTTCTACCTGACCGGGGTGTCGATGCTGGTCTCCGGGGCGGTCGTGTACCTGTGGATGGAGGAGACCCACCCCGAGTTCGGAACGCACGAACCACCCGCGCCTGCGCCGGAGTCACGAGGTCGGACAGTATCGGACGATTGA